The Leptospira sp. WS39.C2 genome contains a region encoding:
- a CDS encoding efflux RND transporter periplasmic adaptor subunit, giving the protein MQNELNLKKIRNISILVLLVSLLYFGYSKFFGSGKKTEALTDDKSKFIISNEIQKNHPFSVVYLQERALEEELQLPGTVSYDMNSVAKVGSRVNGRILQVFVKEGEYVKKGTAIASIQSVELGTTEANYLKARARLEALKVQADRAKDLYERKVTSAKEYEMSLMDYKSVKAEMETSRNALENLGLNETEIANLEAGKYNSKNLFIRTPISGTVTEREAIIGQAVNARDNLFTVADLSVLWINLEVYEKDLASIRMGNEAKVIPIGSKDESLKAVVSHVGDVIDPVKKTAEIRLEVRNSKGRLRPGQSVTATVVGAMIASSVNKTKVIPSNCIHKIEGENYIFVRNSDGSFSAKKIGVGKLYDNWVEVTEGVESGEAIVEEGSFVLKSEYLKL; this is encoded by the coding sequence ATGCAAAATGAATTGAATTTAAAAAAAATCAGAAACATCAGTATCCTCGTATTACTTGTTAGTTTATTATATTTTGGATATTCTAAGTTCTTTGGATCTGGTAAAAAAACTGAGGCTCTCACAGATGATAAATCTAAATTTATCATCTCGAATGAAATCCAGAAAAACCATCCATTCTCTGTAGTTTATTTACAGGAACGAGCATTAGAAGAGGAACTACAACTACCAGGAACTGTTTCGTATGACATGAATAGTGTGGCCAAAGTTGGATCAAGAGTGAATGGTCGAATTTTGCAAGTATTCGTTAAAGAAGGTGAATACGTAAAAAAAGGTACCGCCATAGCATCTATCCAATCAGTAGAATTGGGAACAACGGAAGCAAATTACTTAAAAGCAAGAGCAAGACTCGAAGCCTTAAAAGTCCAAGCGGATCGTGCAAAAGATTTGTATGAACGAAAAGTTACTTCAGCAAAAGAATACGAAATGTCTCTCATGGATTATAAGTCTGTTAAGGCAGAGATGGAAACGTCAAGGAATGCATTAGAAAACTTAGGTTTGAATGAAACGGAAATCGCAAACTTAGAAGCTGGAAAATACAATTCAAAGAATTTGTTCATACGAACTCCCATTTCTGGAACAGTGACGGAAAGGGAAGCCATCATTGGACAGGCTGTAAATGCTCGTGATAATTTATTCACAGTAGCCGACTTATCTGTTCTATGGATCAACTTAGAAGTGTATGAAAAAGATTTGGCTTCCATCAGAATGGGTAATGAAGCGAAAGTAATTCCTATTGGATCAAAGGACGAATCATTAAAAGCAGTTGTTTCTCATGTGGGAGATGTGATTGATCCAGTGAAAAAAACTGCAGAGATTCGATTAGAAGTTAGAAACTCAAAAGGTAGACTTCGCCCGGGACAAAGTGTAACCGCAACGGTTGTTGGGGCAATGATAGCCTCTTCGGTAAACAAAACAAAAGTCATTCCATCAAATTGTATCCATAAGATTGAAGGGGAAAATTATATCTTTGTTCGTAACAGTGATGGTTCATTTTCTGCTAAAAAAATTGGAGTGGGAAAACTATATGACAATTGGGTAGAGGTCACCGAAGGAGTGGAGTCGGGAGAAGCCATTGTAGAAGAGGGAAGTTTTGTTTTGAAAAGTGAATATTTAAAACTATAA
- a CDS encoding polymer-forming cytoskeletal protein, translating to MKDESIDTIISDDITFRGTLSFNQTLKIKGQFKGTITSHGKLIIDETGDVEADVEVGSLVVLGNLKGNVDAKEKVELKKNGKVVGDIKTPGLEVEFGSKIIGNCIM from the coding sequence ATGAAAGACGAATCGATAGACACAATAATTAGCGATGACATCACGTTTCGCGGAACCCTTTCCTTTAACCAAACTTTAAAAATAAAAGGCCAATTCAAAGGCACAATCACTTCCCATGGCAAACTCATCATTGATGAAACAGGTGATGTGGAAGCAGACGTGGAAGTAGGAAGTTTAGTTGTCCTTGGCAATCTAAAAGGGAATGTCGATGCGAAAGAAAAAGTGGAACTCAAAAAAAATGGAAAGGTTGTAGGTGATATCAAAACTCCTGGTCTTGAAGTGGAATTTGGTTCCAAAATCATTGGCAATTGCATCATGTAA
- a CDS encoding S41 family peptidase — protein sequence MNKVKFSERTLWVSITLSLLVIVFALSIQKVKAISTDGEKYLQILHEVVAYIENDFVEPQEEKKIYIGAIQGALQSLGDPHTRFIDVEEAKELENETKGSFGGIGVELNYQENSFVIVAPIEGTPAWKAGLLPQDKIVEINGKKVKSLSQAEAFAMMRGDVGTSLSMKIERKGIKEPFLVNLVRELIKIRFLRSFYLPEKETGYIKLVQFMGKETGKELALAVKNLRDSGAKKLVIDLRMNPGGLLDLAIEIADLFLPSNLEIVSVKGRGGELIKSFKSEVRENKYLDIPIAILVNGGSASASEILAGALKDNKRAIIVGTQSFGKGSVQSIIPLSYGAKVAITIQKYYTPSGISIHGIGITPDHIVNPVSANEDEKYALEKLFKKNLIRPFLESHSEFNESAIGDFKEILKKENLKISDSVVRIFLFNELRMGSSQSKPRLDLDIQLSEAINLLK from the coding sequence ATGAATAAAGTGAAATTTTCAGAACGTACTCTTTGGGTCTCAATCACATTGTCTTTGTTAGTTATTGTATTTGCTTTAAGCATTCAAAAGGTAAAAGCAATTTCTACAGATGGAGAAAAATACCTCCAAATTTTACATGAAGTGGTTGCTTATATTGAAAACGACTTTGTTGAACCCCAAGAAGAAAAAAAAATATACATTGGTGCCATCCAGGGCGCTTTACAAAGTTTAGGTGATCCGCACACACGTTTTATTGATGTAGAAGAAGCGAAAGAACTTGAAAATGAAACCAAAGGAAGTTTTGGAGGGATTGGTGTAGAACTTAACTACCAAGAAAATTCCTTTGTGATCGTTGCCCCCATCGAAGGAACACCTGCTTGGAAAGCTGGATTATTACCTCAAGATAAGATAGTTGAAATCAATGGGAAAAAGGTAAAATCACTCTCGCAAGCAGAAGCTTTTGCGATGATGCGAGGTGATGTGGGGACTTCTCTTTCCATGAAAATTGAACGAAAAGGAATCAAAGAACCTTTTTTAGTCAATTTAGTCAGAGAACTGATAAAAATTCGTTTTTTACGTTCCTTTTACCTTCCTGAAAAAGAAACAGGTTACATCAAACTAGTTCAGTTTATGGGAAAGGAAACTGGTAAGGAACTTGCTCTCGCTGTCAAAAACCTTCGAGACTCTGGTGCCAAAAAACTAGTCATCGATTTACGAATGAACCCTGGTGGTCTTTTGGATTTGGCAATTGAAATTGCTGATTTATTTTTACCATCAAATTTAGAAATTGTTTCTGTCAAAGGACGCGGTGGGGAACTCATTAAAAGTTTCAAATCGGAAGTAAGAGAAAATAAGTATTTGGATATCCCTATTGCAATTTTGGTGAATGGTGGATCTGCCAGTGCTTCCGAAATTTTAGCGGGTGCCTTAAAGGACAACAAACGAGCAATAATTGTGGGAACACAAAGTTTTGGAAAAGGAAGTGTTCAGTCCATCATCCCTCTTTCTTATGGTGCAAAAGTTGCCATCACCATTCAAAAATACTACACACCATCTGGGATTTCCATTCATGGAATCGGAATTACACCTGACCATATTGTGAATCCAGTTTCTGCCAATGAAGATGAAAAGTATGCTTTGGAAAAACTGTTTAAGAAAAATTTAATTCGTCCTTTTTTAGAATCTCATTCAGAGTTTAATGAATCTGCCATTGGGGATTTTAAAGAAATTCTCAAAAAAGAAAATTTAAAAATTTCAGATTCAGTTGTGAGAATCTTTTTATTCAATGAATTGAGAATGGGTTCCTCCCAATCCAAACCAAGATTGGATCTGGACATTCAATTATCGGAAGCCATCAACCTCTTAAAATAA
- a CDS encoding TolC family protein produces the protein MKHLIRFLLISFLGFVTTGLFSKEKAVYELHSKDELFYLGEDSRAQDAKEKWNLEELEEFAVTSNPLYLREKQNIGMARGDVITASLYYNPILNMQQQFMGASSKAATGLPETSLIYNQPFDMSGVIPQREKVAKQEFLATIASFRDFDRLFRLRLRQNFWTYLYVTEQINYQKEFLENYQDLLDLTKLRAEKGDISFLEYDRLALERVQIEREYRNARILRAQVVKNLRVLIGISDINSPLTIKGRLEFISTKEFGIDLNDFDIEERPDLVALKIRQQRERMNIELKKREIIPPLTLGVEFLNKGNENVAGIYAATPLPLFDRKQGEILKSEESYKKLGFDVDAKRNEILSEISAAIKELQARESQLLDYQKMGLLEKNKEVQEKSRLAYIRGASNLVTFLEAEKNYLSVLRSYYEIIYLYYNALEGYKASIGKMDNSEY, from the coding sequence ATGAAGCATTTAATTAGATTTTTACTCATTTCCTTTTTGGGATTCGTCACAACTGGCCTTTTTTCAAAAGAAAAAGCTGTTTATGAATTACATTCCAAAGATGAGTTATTTTATTTGGGTGAAGATTCAAGAGCCCAAGACGCAAAAGAAAAGTGGAATTTGGAAGAACTGGAAGAGTTTGCTGTCACAAGTAATCCTTTGTATTTGAGAGAAAAACAAAACATTGGAATGGCAAGGGGTGACGTGATCACTGCTAGTTTGTATTATAATCCAATTTTGAATATGCAACAGCAGTTTATGGGTGCATCATCCAAAGCAGCAACTGGACTTCCCGAAACATCATTGATTTACAACCAACCATTCGATATGAGCGGAGTGATCCCTCAAAGAGAAAAAGTTGCCAAACAAGAGTTTTTGGCAACAATTGCGAGTTTTCGTGATTTTGATCGGTTGTTTCGCTTACGCCTCCGCCAAAACTTTTGGACATACTTGTATGTAACAGAGCAGATTAATTACCAAAAAGAATTTTTGGAAAATTATCAGGATCTTCTCGACTTAACGAAGTTACGTGCAGAAAAAGGAGACATTTCCTTTTTGGAATATGACCGCTTGGCATTGGAACGTGTTCAAATCGAAAGAGAATACCGGAATGCGAGGATCCTTCGGGCGCAAGTTGTTAAAAATTTAAGAGTTCTCATTGGAATCTCTGACATTAACTCTCCACTTACGATCAAAGGTAGATTGGAATTCATTTCTACAAAAGAATTTGGAATTGATCTCAATGATTTTGATATCGAAGAAAGACCAGACCTTGTTGCGTTAAAAATAAGACAACAAAGAGAACGGATGAATATCGAATTAAAAAAACGAGAAATCATTCCACCGTTAACACTTGGGGTCGAGTTTTTGAATAAGGGAAATGAAAACGTTGCGGGTATTTATGCGGCCACTCCTCTTCCACTTTTTGATCGGAAACAAGGGGAAATATTAAAATCGGAAGAGTCTTATAAAAAATTAGGTTTTGATGTGGATGCAAAACGTAATGAGATTTTATCAGAAATTTCTGCTGCTATCAAAGAATTACAAGCGCGAGAGTCACAACTTTTGGATTACCAAAAAATGGGACTTTTAGAAAAAAATAAAGAAGTCCAAGAAAAGTCCAGACTTGCTTACATTCGTGGTGCTTCCAATTTGGTAACATTTTTGGAAGCTGAAAAAAACTATCTTAGTGTTTTACGGAGTTATTATGAAATCATATACCTTTACTACAATGCTTTGGAAGGGTATAAGGCATCCATTGGAAAAATGGATAACTCGGAGTATTAA
- the recJ gene encoding single-stranded-DNA-specific exonuclease RecJ: MHHVTKVHFGPLLSEVRTKVDSKRPILRYLVDRREGLKNTHPKELLVSDFSCFHSPFSLPDITEAVDLLITYAKSNRKILLYGDRDSDGVSSTCLLAFFLRSHPAFQGTNLEVMVSSESDPYGLCKEAVTKIKRAKPDLLVTLDFGSSQADEIDELTSIGIQVIVLDHHEVPVRIPKNCALVNPRRTDSNYPEKKICTAALSFKLVSAILFHQSSEWNQLYQKTITNEDGSKEIVYFQNGKKLNESPFTSTVNSTSKEVSNPNNTHLEIQNELKIDFTNAKILPYPEDFTTNIPLDDERKLFFYQCQKIPNFFEQLEEETDLAGIGTITDMMPLVGENRHFVKLALESLTKLYIGDKKRKGLKELLKELKLNPNGITTKDLGWSIGPVVNAAGRMGKTEEAVSLLLSESESDAKIRAKLLLSINEERKERTKRNMDRVERYFARKPERTGHEVVYCYEPDMEPGVSGIVATRMVDTYKKPAIFVAPDNGDARGSIRSYGPENVLELLESLSHHFLHFGGHPEAGGFSITIDQLPKFESELYEKAKLWLEEDITSNKVHQIETDFTVLPEEMGDKLLKEWKDLEPFGQGNPDIKLGIRKAKAIHLTPLSGGKHVRFHIVGSGSLKFMIWNKGEEFQNYMSKHGSFDLVGNLEENFYQGRTTLQFIVEWFGKSET; this comes from the coding sequence TTGCATCATGTAACAAAGGTTCACTTCGGACCACTCTTATCCGAAGTTCGAACCAAAGTTGATTCAAAAAGACCCATCCTTCGATACCTAGTAGACCGAAGGGAGGGACTCAAAAACACCCATCCGAAAGAACTTCTTGTTTCTGATTTTTCCTGTTTCCATTCCCCCTTCTCTCTACCTGATATCACAGAGGCAGTTGACCTACTCATTACTTATGCAAAGTCAAATCGAAAGATTTTACTCTATGGAGACCGAGACTCTGATGGAGTGAGCTCCACTTGTTTACTTGCTTTCTTTTTACGATCTCACCCTGCGTTTCAAGGAACTAATTTAGAAGTGATGGTTTCTTCGGAGAGTGATCCTTACGGCCTTTGCAAAGAAGCTGTCACAAAAATCAAAAGAGCAAAACCAGATCTACTTGTCACACTTGACTTTGGTTCAAGCCAGGCAGATGAAATTGATGAATTAACATCTATTGGAATCCAAGTCATTGTCCTTGACCACCATGAAGTGCCTGTTCGCATTCCCAAAAACTGTGCTTTGGTAAACCCAAGGCGGACCGACTCAAACTACCCTGAAAAAAAAATCTGCACAGCTGCCCTATCTTTTAAACTGGTATCGGCAATTTTATTCCACCAAAGTTCTGAATGGAACCAGTTGTATCAAAAAACCATCACTAACGAAGATGGTTCAAAAGAAATTGTCTATTTCCAAAATGGAAAAAAACTCAATGAAAGCCCATTCACTTCCACGGTTAATTCTACTTCCAAAGAAGTGTCAAATCCGAACAATACCCATCTGGAAATCCAAAATGAATTAAAAATTGATTTTACCAATGCGAAAATTCTGCCTTATCCCGAAGATTTCACCACCAATATTCCGTTAGATGACGAACGAAAACTATTCTTTTACCAATGCCAAAAAATCCCAAATTTTTTTGAACAATTAGAAGAAGAAACAGATCTTGCAGGAATTGGTACGATCACAGATATGATGCCCCTTGTTGGTGAAAACAGACATTTTGTCAAACTTGCCCTGGAATCACTAACCAAACTCTACATAGGCGACAAAAAAAGAAAAGGTTTAAAAGAACTATTAAAAGAACTGAAACTCAATCCAAATGGAATCACAACAAAAGACTTGGGTTGGTCCATCGGACCTGTTGTGAATGCTGCTGGTCGGATGGGAAAAACCGAAGAAGCAGTTTCTCTCTTATTATCCGAATCAGAATCAGATGCTAAAATACGGGCCAAACTCCTCCTTTCGATAAATGAAGAACGAAAAGAACGAACCAAACGCAATATGGACCGGGTGGAACGTTATTTTGCAAGAAAACCAGAACGCACTGGGCATGAAGTTGTGTATTGTTACGAACCTGATATGGAACCAGGTGTGAGTGGAATTGTAGCCACAAGGATGGTAGATACCTATAAAAAACCTGCCATCTTCGTAGCACCTGATAATGGTGATGCGAGAGGGAGCATTCGTTCTTACGGACCAGAAAATGTACTAGAACTGCTTGAATCCCTATCACACCATTTTTTACATTTTGGTGGCCACCCAGAAGCAGGTGGATTTTCGATTACGATCGATCAGCTTCCCAAATTCGAATCCGAATTGTATGAAAAAGCAAAACTTTGGTTAGAGGAAGATATTACCAGTAACAAAGTTCATCAAATTGAAACAGATTTTACAGTACTACCCGAAGAAATGGGTGATAAACTTTTAAAAGAATGGAAAGACTTAGAACCATTTGGCCAAGGAAATCCCGATATCAAACTGGGGATTCGAAAAGCAAAGGCGATTCACCTAACTCCCCTTAGCGGAGGAAAACATGTTCGGTTTCATATAGTAGGCAGTGGTTCCTTAAAATTTATGATTTGGAACAAAGGGGAAGAATTCCAAAACTATATGTCGAAACACGGAAGTTTTGATTTGGTGGGAAATTTGGAAGAAAACTTTTACCAAGGTAGGACAACTTTGCAGTTCATCGTCGAGTGGTTTGGGAAATCGGAAACCTAA
- the lexA gene encoding transcriptional repressor LexA, with protein MKDLTEKQEFVLQYISDTVREKGFPPTIREIGDQFGITAKGAYDHLKAIEKKGYIRTSKNQSRAIELLKGNADEALLVRASGIPLLGQVAAGSPILAEENIEEYIAVPDDLATKPGTFALKVKGDSMVEAGISDGDIAIIQKKDTARNGEIVVAMIENEATLKVFYKEPDMIRLEPRNSKLKPIRTKKATIIGKLIGLYRIY; from the coding sequence ATGAAAGACCTCACGGAAAAACAAGAATTTGTTTTACAATACATTTCGGACACGGTCCGAGAAAAGGGATTCCCTCCCACAATCCGTGAGATCGGCGACCAGTTTGGTATCACTGCTAAAGGTGCGTATGACCACCTCAAAGCCATTGAAAAAAAAGGCTACATACGCACTTCTAAAAACCAAAGCCGTGCCATTGAACTGCTCAAGGGGAATGCGGACGAAGCACTCCTCGTGCGAGCTTCAGGGATTCCCCTGCTTGGGCAGGTGGCTGCGGGATCTCCAATCCTTGCCGAAGAAAACATCGAAGAATACATCGCCGTACCAGATGATTTGGCAACAAAACCGGGAACATTCGCCCTAAAAGTGAAAGGGGATTCCATGGTGGAAGCTGGGATCAGTGACGGTGACATTGCCATCATCCAAAAAAAAGACACGGCCCGGAATGGGGAAATTGTGGTGGCAATGATTGAAAACGAAGCCACACTCAAAGTTTTTTACAAAGAACCAGACATGATCCGTCTGGAACCGAGGAACTCAAAACTCAAACCAATCCGCACAAAGAAAGCCACGATAATTGGAAAACTCATAGGTCTCTATCGTATTTACTGA
- a CDS encoding inorganic pyrophosphatase: MKPNYYVAHPWHGLELGPKAPDELDVFIELTPQDTVKYEIDKASGFIRVDRPQKYSNRSPTLYGFIPRTFSGEASGKHCSDVVGRPDIVGDGDPIDICVLSVNPITHGNMILTVIPIGGLRMIDKGEADDKIVAVLKGDEVFGQIKDISEVPKALINKLHHYFLTYKLDPNSPSTGTVEITEVYDRAEAIKVIQFGIEDYIKKFVTV; the protein is encoded by the coding sequence ATGAAACCGAATTATTATGTAGCACACCCTTGGCATGGATTGGAATTAGGTCCCAAAGCACCAGATGAGTTAGATGTTTTTATCGAACTCACACCACAAGACACTGTGAAGTATGAAATTGATAAAGCTTCCGGTTTTATCCGTGTGGACCGTCCGCAAAAATATAGTAACCGTTCCCCAACTTTGTATGGATTCATCCCTCGTACATTTTCAGGAGAAGCATCAGGAAAACATTGTTCGGATGTGGTTGGAAGACCTGATATCGTAGGGGATGGAGATCCAATCGACATTTGTGTGTTAAGTGTTAATCCAATCACACATGGGAATATGATCCTTACCGTCATTCCTATTGGAGGATTACGGATGATTGATAAAGGGGAAGCGGACGACAAAATTGTCGCAGTGTTAAAAGGAGATGAAGTGTTTGGGCAAATCAAAGATATTTCTGAAGTTCCCAAAGCACTCATCAACAAACTCCACCATTATTTTCTCACTTATAAATTAGATCCGAACTCTCCTTCCACAGGAACAGTCGAAATTACAGAAGTGTATGATCGAGCGGAAGCAATCAAAGTCATTCAATTTGGTATAGAGGATTATATCAAAAAATTTGTAACTGTATGA
- a CDS encoding efflux RND transporter permease subunit, giving the protein MLEKIIQFSIHKRATVLVITAALTIVGFYNALNLSIDAIPDVTNVQVSAVTSVPGLSPLEVEQFITYPIELEFNGMPKVTEIRSISRTGVSSVTVIFEDGTDIYFARQLVNERLKQAENFIPKSYGKPELSPIATGLGDIYEFALVSESHTPEELRTVMEWEVARQLRSVKGIIDVNVVGGDAKQFQIKIDPKRLLSHNLTLSHITEALEGANVNLGGGYIQKGEEQFVIRGESQFKSIDDISRLSVRTSKDGIPLTLGQIARVETGPALRFGLSTMNGKREVVGGTAMMLLGSNSLQVVGRVKEKMKEIESRLPQGMKIQVYYDRSEFIGRTLSTVFTNLVEAAIIVLVCLILTLGTVKGAFAVALAIPVSMMIATILMNAFGIVGNLMSLGALDFGLLVDGSIVMLESTLHGFLIRKSFLLSKTSAQDMEDGMEEVIMESCIKVVRASAFSVGIILLVYLPLMTLEGVEGRMFRPMAITVAFALGAALLYSITTFPALMSYIYKKPILHESAFWEKFQNKYAEILTYGMKFKRQFTYAGIGVVILSFMLASTLGSEFLPRIDEGEIAVDIKRLPSTAINHSRDLNLEMEKVILKFPEAVSVVSRQGRGESAAEPIGSEEGEMMVKLKPKKEWVTAKDREELMEKMKISINQNVPSSYISLSQPIENRVNALLSGSKADIVIKIYGDDLKSLKAIADNYASKIKKIQGAADLRVQKLLGLPLLEIKMNRGNMARYGVRAEEVLTTIETLRVGFNAGKVYEGYKRFDLIVRLDADVTDIGVIENVPVMTELGGTVPLGQVTDIQMTEGPAALYHEGLKRRILVEVNVRGRDMIGFVNDVQAATESIETNLPQGYYVDWGGQFENFTRAKNRLAIVIPIAGAIIFGMLFIAFGSVYYALGVFILVPLSLSGGILSLVMRGLPFSIPAGVGFIAAAGISVLNGVVYASALKDQLKITRDPSIAVVDAAVYTLRAVATTELVAIIGFLPMAIASSAGAEVQRPLATVVMGGVLVATILSRFLLPIAFEFLVKLAQRQELRQMERERNMNDYFVEEMKKYKSSDLVHSSSHGHSHADEMEDKTSSIEEDGKPSKENQKSKRKRK; this is encoded by the coding sequence ATGTTAGAAAAAATCATACAGTTTTCCATTCACAAAAGGGCTACGGTTCTTGTGATCACCGCAGCTCTTACCATTGTGGGTTTTTACAATGCTTTGAATTTATCCATTGATGCAATTCCGGATGTAACAAACGTCCAAGTGTCAGCTGTCACATCTGTCCCAGGTTTATCTCCATTAGAAGTGGAACAGTTCATTACTTATCCCATCGAACTTGAGTTTAACGGGATGCCAAAAGTCACAGAAATCCGATCCATTTCGAGAACGGGTGTGAGTTCTGTGACTGTCATCTTTGAGGATGGTACAGATATTTATTTTGCAAGGCAACTTGTAAATGAACGACTGAAACAAGCTGAGAATTTCATTCCAAAGTCTTATGGTAAACCAGAACTTTCACCGATTGCTACAGGTCTCGGTGATATTTATGAATTTGCATTAGTTTCCGAAAGTCATACCCCTGAAGAACTACGAACAGTTATGGAATGGGAAGTGGCAAGACAACTTCGTTCTGTCAAAGGGATCATTGATGTAAACGTAGTGGGGGGAGATGCAAAACAATTCCAAATCAAAATCGATCCTAAACGACTGTTATCTCACAACTTAACACTTTCTCATATTACTGAAGCACTGGAAGGGGCAAACGTAAACCTTGGTGGTGGTTACATCCAAAAAGGGGAAGAACAATTTGTCATTCGGGGTGAAAGCCAATTCAAATCGATTGATGACATCTCACGTTTATCAGTCCGAACATCGAAGGACGGGATCCCACTCACATTGGGTCAAATTGCTCGTGTAGAAACAGGGCCTGCACTTCGTTTTGGTCTGAGTACGATGAATGGAAAACGTGAAGTGGTTGGTGGAACGGCGATGATGTTACTTGGAAGTAACTCATTACAAGTTGTCGGAAGAGTAAAAGAAAAGATGAAAGAGATTGAATCAAGACTCCCACAAGGGATGAAGATCCAAGTATATTACGATCGGTCAGAATTCATTGGCCGTACTCTTTCCACGGTTTTTACCAATTTAGTGGAAGCTGCCATCATCGTTTTAGTTTGTCTCATCTTAACACTTGGCACTGTCAAAGGTGCGTTTGCAGTTGCCCTTGCGATACCTGTTTCCATGATGATTGCCACAATTCTCATGAATGCTTTTGGGATTGTGGGAAACTTGATGTCCCTAGGAGCTCTCGACTTTGGACTCCTTGTAGATGGATCCATTGTGATGTTAGAATCCACTCTCCATGGATTTTTGATCCGGAAAAGTTTCCTTCTCTCTAAAACTTCTGCCCAGGACATGGAAGATGGAATGGAAGAAGTGATCATGGAATCTTGTATCAAAGTGGTACGAGCTTCTGCATTTAGTGTGGGTATTATTTTACTCGTATATTTGCCACTGATGACACTGGAAGGAGTGGAAGGGCGGATGTTCCGACCAATGGCAATCACCGTTGCTTTTGCGTTAGGTGCTGCTCTTTTATATTCGATTACAACTTTTCCTGCCCTCATGTCATACATTTACAAAAAACCAATATTACATGAGTCAGCGTTTTGGGAAAAGTTCCAAAACAAATATGCTGAGATTTTAACTTATGGTATGAAATTCAAACGCCAATTTACCTACGCAGGGATTGGTGTGGTGATTTTATCATTCATGCTCGCCTCAACTTTAGGTTCGGAATTTTTACCGAGGATTGATGAAGGAGAGATCGCAGTCGATATCAAACGCCTTCCTTCTACAGCCATCAACCATTCTCGTGACCTCAATTTGGAGATGGAAAAAGTCATCTTAAAATTTCCAGAAGCAGTGAGTGTCGTTTCAAGACAAGGTCGTGGGGAATCCGCCGCAGAACCAATCGGTTCGGAAGAAGGTGAGATGATGGTGAAGTTAAAACCTAAAAAAGAATGGGTCACCGCCAAAGACCGAGAAGAACTGATGGAGAAGATGAAAATCTCAATCAACCAAAATGTTCCTTCTTCCTACATTAGTTTGTCGCAACCAATCGAAAACCGCGTCAATGCTTTGTTATCTGGGTCAAAGGCAGACATTGTGATTAAAATTTATGGAGATGATTTAAAATCCTTAAAAGCCATAGCAGACAACTACGCATCCAAAATCAAAAAAATCCAAGGTGCTGCAGACTTACGTGTGCAAAAACTCCTAGGTCTTCCACTTTTAGAAATCAAAATGAACCGTGGGAATATGGCAAGGTATGGAGTAAGAGCCGAAGAAGTTCTTACTACCATTGAAACCTTGCGGGTGGGATTTAATGCTGGAAAAGTATATGAAGGATACAAACGCTTCGACTTAATTGTTCGCCTTGATGCCGATGTAACAGACATTGGAGTCATCGAAAATGTTCCCGTTATGACGGAGCTCGGTGGCACTGTTCCTTTGGGGCAGGTAACTGATATCCAAATGACAGAAGGTCCAGCTGCGTTGTATCACGAAGGTCTGAAACGAAGGATCCTTGTTGAAGTAAACGTTCGTGGACGCGATATGATTGGTTTTGTGAATGATGTACAAGCAGCAACAGAATCCATCGAAACAAACTTACCACAAGGGTATTATGTGGATTGGGGTGGGCAGTTTGAAAACTTCACTAGAGCCAAAAACCGATTGGCCATTGTGATTCCAATTGCTGGTGCCATCATCTTTGGTATGTTATTCATTGCCTTTGGTAGTGTTTATTATGCGTTAGGTGTATTTATCCTAGTTCCATTGTCTTTATCGGGAGGGATATTGTCTCTTGTGATGAGAGGGCTTCCGTTTTCAATTCCTGCGGGTGTTGGCTTTATTGCTGCTGCCGGTATTTCTGTGTTAAACGGAGTTGTGTATGCTTCCGCCTTAAAAGACCAATTGAAAATCACTAGAGATCCATCGATTGCCGTGGTAGACGCCGCAGTTTATACTCTGAGAGCTGTTGCAACAACAGAACTTGTTGCCATCATTGGATTTTTACCAATGGCTATTGCCTCTAGTGCTGGAGCCGAAGTACAAAGGCCTCTTGCCACTGTGGTAATGGGTGGAGTTCTTGTAGCAACGATCTTATCTCGATTTTTATTGCCTATTGCATTTGAGTTTTTAGTCAAACTTGCACAAAGACAAGAACTAAGGCAAATGGAACGTGAAAGAAATATGAACGATTACTTTGTTGAGGAAATGAAAAAGTACAAATCATCTGATTTGGTCCATTCTTCTTCCCACGGACATAGTCATGCGGATGAGATGGAAGATAAAACAAGTAGTATAGAAGAAGATGGGAAACCATCCAAAGAAAATCAAAAATCAAAACGAAAGAGGAAATAA